Proteins encoded together in one Anaerotignum propionicum DSM 1682 window:
- a CDS encoding NHLP family bacteriocin export ABC transporter peptidase/permease/ATPase subunit, with product MSGKKKKLKKPIKNGHAKVPVVMQLEALECGAASLCMVLAYFGKWVPLEQVRADCGVSRDGSKASNILKAARNYGLNAQGYRYEPQQLRESGCFPCIIHWNFNHFVVLDGFKGGKAYLNDPAKGAYLVSMEQFDKSFTGICIFFEPSEDFVSNGKPKSTWSFIKKRMVGTGTAVSFVILTTAITSLIGIINPVFSRVFLDRLLTGQNPQWFYPFLLGLSLMTAVTLIVAWVQAVYTLKLNGKLAIVANASFLWHVLRMPMEFFSQRMAGDIAMRQSLNEGIASALISTFAPLVLQTGMMVFYFIAMLRYSVLLTAVGLASIIVNLFMARIISQKRINATRVQMRDAGKLAGSTVAGIEMIETIKASGAENGFFERWAGYQAGVNAQTVKFANVNHFWGLVPTLIASLTSTAVLMLGVYLTIQGQFTVGMIFAFQGFLGGFTDPAQSLIAAGQTLQEMRTNMERTEDVMEYPTDVNYFNNSHETSEYGKLSGEVVMKDVTFGYSRLGTPLIEHFDLHLKPGSRVAFVGTSGCGKSTISKLISGLYQPWSGEILFDGKAIRDINHSIFTGSVAVVDQDIILFEDTISNNIKMWDTSIEDFEAIMAARDANLHEDIMGRNGGYSYRLMEGGKDLSGGQRQRLEIARVLAQDPTIIIMDEATSALDAKTEFEVVNAIKNRGITCIVIAHRLSTIRDCDEIVVMEKGKVVERGTHNELYAKSGIYTSLVASE from the coding sequence ATGTCAGGAAAAAAGAAGAAGCTCAAAAAACCAATTAAAAATGGGCATGCGAAGGTACCCGTTGTGATGCAACTGGAGGCACTGGAGTGTGGTGCGGCAAGTCTGTGCATGGTTCTGGCCTATTTCGGTAAGTGGGTGCCCCTGGAACAGGTACGTGCAGACTGCGGTGTCTCACGGGATGGCTCCAAAGCTTCCAATATCCTTAAAGCGGCACGAAACTATGGGTTGAATGCTCAAGGTTACCGCTATGAACCCCAGCAACTCAGAGAAAGCGGCTGTTTTCCCTGCATTATACATTGGAACTTTAATCACTTTGTGGTTCTGGACGGATTCAAGGGCGGCAAAGCATATTTAAACGATCCTGCTAAAGGGGCATACCTTGTCTCAATGGAGCAGTTTGATAAATCCTTCACCGGTATATGTATCTTTTTCGAGCCAAGTGAAGATTTCGTTTCGAATGGAAAACCCAAGAGCACCTGGAGTTTTATCAAAAAGCGCATGGTGGGTACAGGAACGGCAGTGTCCTTTGTGATACTTACCACGGCGATCACCTCATTGATCGGTATCATCAATCCTGTTTTTTCCCGTGTGTTCTTGGACAGACTGCTCACGGGGCAGAACCCCCAGTGGTTTTATCCCTTCCTGCTGGGACTCTCCCTAATGACCGCCGTGACGCTGATCGTGGCGTGGGTGCAGGCAGTCTATACGCTAAAACTGAATGGCAAGCTGGCCATCGTTGCTAACGCATCGTTTTTGTGGCATGTGTTGCGGATGCCCATGGAGTTTTTCTCCCAGCGGATGGCGGGGGACATTGCCATGCGTCAGAGCCTAAATGAGGGTATTGCAAGCGCACTAATTTCTACTTTTGCACCGTTGGTACTCCAAACGGGCATGATGGTGTTTTACTTTATAGCCATGCTGCGATATAGCGTTTTGCTCACGGCGGTGGGCCTAGCATCCATTATTGTTAATTTATTTATGGCGCGGATTATTTCTCAAAAGCGGATTAACGCCACTCGTGTGCAGATGCGGGACGCCGGCAAACTAGCTGGCTCTACGGTGGCTGGCATTGAGATGATTGAGACCATCAAGGCCAGCGGTGCAGAAAACGGTTTTTTTGAAAGATGGGCAGGTTATCAGGCAGGAGTGAATGCCCAGACAGTGAAGTTTGCAAACGTCAACCATTTTTGGGGTTTGGTTCCCACTTTGATTGCTTCCCTCACCTCCACCGCCGTGCTGATGTTGGGTGTGTACCTAACCATACAGGGGCAGTTTACCGTAGGCATGATCTTTGCGTTCCAGGGCTTTTTGGGTGGTTTCACCGATCCGGCACAGTCTCTCATTGCAGCAGGACAGACCCTTCAGGAAATGCGCACCAACATGGAGCGTACAGAGGACGTAATGGAGTACCCAACTGATGTGAACTATTTCAACAATTCCCACGAAACCTCCGAATACGGTAAGCTTTCCGGTGAGGTGGTGATGAAGGACGTGACCTTTGGCTATTCCCGATTGGGTACCCCCCTCATTGAACATTTTGATCTACACCTAAAACCTGGAAGTCGGGTAGCATTTGTCGGAACTTCCGGGTGTGGTAAGAGTACCATTAGCAAGCTGATTTCAGGGCTTTATCAGCCCTGGAGCGGTGAGATTTTGTTCGACGGCAAGGCGATTAGAGACATCAATCACAGCATTTTTACAGGTTCGGTGGCGGTGGTGGATCAGGACATCATTCTTTTTGAGGACACCATTAGCAATAACATTAAAATGTGGGACACCTCCATTGAGGACTTCGAGGCCATTATGGCCGCTCGAGATGCCAACCTCCACGAGGACATCATGGGAAGGAATGGCGGCTACTCCTACAGGCTGATGGAAGGTGGTAAGGACTTATCAGGCGGACAACGCCAGAGGTTGGAAATTGCCAGAGTTTTGGCTCAAGATCCTACCATTATTATTATGGATGAGGCCACCTCAGCTCTGGACGCTAAAACCGAATTCGAGGTGGTCAATGCCATCAAGAACCGCGGCATTACCTGCATTGTCATCGCCCATCGGCTTTCCACCATCCGAGACTGCGACGAGATTGTAGTTATGGAAAAGGGTAAGGTGGTTGAGCGTGGAACCCACAACGAGCTTTATGCTAAGAGTGGGATATATACCTCGCTGGTTGCCAGCGAATGA
- a CDS encoding GGDEF domain-containing protein, which yields MTNEWYEELLRCAEGMYVMKEESKEIVWVNRFFTDALKTPCVGELCWKVLLRRETPCPFCPRLSEQDGVYVWDYYEPNSKRWMKVKHLVFRRDGVLYRAGNINMIDDVMHLNYETVQEISMLQTVLAKNRDEMTSLTKEAIYDALTGLLNRNCFKMDLEREYVNVPGLGILYFDLNNLKATNDKYRHAAGDVLLRRLADVLRLVCAQAQHAKCYRVGGDEFVLVLSRSTKETLKRCAKMFDGYMDNYNRNQTYFCSVAMGQAFSQDPCDPELLVSKADDDMYYCKQKMKEKIQERFL from the coding sequence ATGACAAACGAATGGTATGAAGAGTTACTTCGATGCGCCGAGGGAATGTATGTCATGAAAGAGGAGAGCAAGGAAATCGTCTGGGTGAATCGCTTTTTTACGGACGCTCTAAAAACACCCTGTGTGGGAGAGCTTTGCTGGAAGGTATTGCTAAGACGAGAAACACCGTGCCCCTTCTGCCCCAGACTCTCTGAACAGGATGGCGTCTATGTTTGGGACTATTATGAGCCAAACAGCAAACGTTGGATGAAGGTAAAGCACCTCGTTTTTCGTAGGGATGGCGTCCTCTATCGGGCGGGCAACATTAACATGATCGACGATGTGATGCACTTAAATTATGAGACAGTGCAGGAAATTTCCATGCTGCAAACTGTTCTGGCAAAGAATAGGGATGAAATGACCAGCCTGACCAAGGAAGCCATCTATGATGCCCTAACCGGTCTTTTGAACCGCAATTGCTTCAAAATGGATCTGGAGCGAGAGTATGTGAATGTACCTGGACTAGGAATCCTCTACTTTGATCTCAACAACTTAAAAGCCACGAATGATAAATACCGCCATGCAGCGGGAGATGTATTATTGCGGCGATTGGCTGATGTATTGCGGCTAGTTTGCGCTCAGGCGCAACATGCCAAATGCTACCGTGTCGGCGGGGACGAATTCGTGCTGGTGCTCTCCCGAAGCACGAAGGAGACATTGAAACGCTGTGCCAAAATGTTTGACGGCTATATGGATAACTATAACCGTAATCAGACCTATTTTTGCAGCGTTGCGATGGGGCAAGCGTTTTCCCAAGACCCATGTGATCCGGAGCTGCTGGTATCTAAGGCGGATGATGATATGTACTACTGCAAACAAAAAATGAAGGAAAAAATACAGGAAAGATTCCTCTGA
- a CDS encoding metallophosphoesterase, whose protein sequence is MKKKILSLLLASSMMISLGMLPTGCSSDNSASNNVEALWDGGNTRNKIVAISDIHLGIEDKYSETLKNRPILIEFLQRLQKTKDVRELVIDGDFLDEWFLPVYYPSYTDQRQFYKDAIANNQGVIDELNNVIDSGIKLVYVPGNHDMTLEADVLQEAIPKLVQARDAQGLGTYYTGDRNEIAIEHGHRYDVFSAPDTVTNAELCGNANTILPAGYFYARYAATWVLEGRPKVEKDIPVVTKVPDQSDVDQYGAYIYYSLLKDISTRMTPNENLDEKIFDMHISGFDDAYSYLDFYPTQQADGTISAPVLFRNIQRTWQERQILNKVKVTNSFTEAVAGTVNWDYYAAQAKAQYLDNPNENVDVVVFGHTHVPMYCDTGNGKYYLNDGTWIDHNTDYPDATRTFAVITTGDETTAAIYSYSEDGSITDITSSVSKTDEKNTANSLENVAFDYKAVENYGDDAKQARYVEVSGLKDNTVQEKLNKELKDFCLSPTLSSESDTTYDIMPVFEVVGGDLLSIRVYNTAYTAGAAYPVNSIQTQLFSLTTGDKNAGNIWDFIKDKNAFKQLVLDGKLGMTAAGVEGEIPKDLKSEAYKKLSESIDTSEFAKQFYFGDGGNLNVWCEGKNHATGDYWLFDIPVTELENIASDRLLPIIEAIKKLSN, encoded by the coding sequence ATGAAAAAAAAAATTCTCTCTTTGCTGCTGGCTTCTAGCATGATGATTTCTTTGGGGATGCTGCCCACAGGCTGTTCATCAGACAACAGCGCATCAAACAATGTTGAAGCTTTATGGGATGGAGGTAACACCAGAAATAAGATTGTCGCTATTAGCGATATCCATCTCGGTATTGAGGACAAGTATTCCGAAACATTGAAAAACCGTCCCATATTGATTGAGTTTTTACAACGCCTGCAAAAAACTAAGGATGTGCGTGAACTGGTGATTGACGGTGATTTTCTGGACGAGTGGTTTTTGCCCGTCTACTATCCCAGCTATACAGATCAACGTCAATTTTATAAAGACGCAATAGCTAACAATCAGGGGGTTATTGATGAATTGAACAACGTCATTGACAGTGGGATAAAGTTAGTCTACGTGCCTGGCAACCATGATATGACACTGGAGGCAGATGTTTTACAAGAGGCCATTCCAAAGCTTGTCCAGGCAAGAGATGCGCAGGGACTCGGTACTTATTACACAGGCGACCGCAATGAAATTGCAATCGAACATGGTCATCGTTATGATGTATTTTCTGCTCCAGATACGGTCACTAATGCAGAGCTATGCGGCAATGCAAATACCATCCTGCCGGCTGGCTATTTCTATGCACGCTATGCTGCAACATGGGTGTTAGAGGGCCGTCCAAAAGTTGAAAAGGATATTCCTGTGGTAACAAAGGTGCCCGATCAATCCGACGTAGACCAGTATGGCGCTTATATTTATTACTCACTTCTCAAGGACATCTCTACACGTATGACGCCTAATGAGAACCTTGATGAAAAAATATTCGATATGCACATTTCAGGATTTGATGACGCGTATAGCTATCTAGACTTCTATCCGACGCAGCAGGCGGATGGAACGATTTCCGCACCGGTGTTGTTTCGAAATATTCAACGCACATGGCAGGAACGTCAGATACTTAATAAGGTAAAGGTTACCAACTCCTTTACTGAGGCGGTGGCAGGAACCGTGAATTGGGATTACTATGCCGCACAAGCAAAGGCACAATATTTGGATAATCCCAATGAAAACGTGGATGTAGTGGTGTTCGGTCATACCCATGTACCTATGTATTGTGATACGGGCAACGGAAAATATTATTTGAACGATGGAACATGGATTGACCATAATACAGATTATCCTGATGCTACCCGTACATTTGCAGTCATCACCACCGGTGATGAGACCACAGCCGCAATTTACAGCTATTCAGAGGATGGCTCTATAACCGATATTACTTCCAGCGTCAGTAAAACAGATGAAAAAAATACCGCTAATTCCTTAGAAAATGTGGCATTTGATTATAAAGCAGTAGAAAACTACGGTGATGATGCCAAGCAGGCACGTTATGTTGAGGTGAGCGGCTTAAAAGACAATACTGTACAAGAAAAATTGAATAAGGAATTAAAAGACTTTTGCCTCTCGCCAACTCTTTCTTCTGAGAGCGATACCACCTACGATATTATGCCTGTTTTTGAAGTTGTAGGTGGAGATTTGCTAAGCATAAGGGTATATAATACCGCCTATACTGCAGGAGCGGCTTACCCTGTAAATTCAATACAGACACAGCTATTCAGCTTGACGACAGGGGATAAAAATGCCGGGAATATCTGGGATTTCATAAAAGATAAGAATGCATTCAAACAGTTGGTGCTTGACGGCAAATTAGGAATGACAGCCGCAGGAGTTGAAGGTGAAATACCCAAAGATCTCAAATCGGAGGCGTATAAAAAACTTTCAGAGAGCATTGACACTTCCGAATTTGCAAAGCAGTTTTACTTTGGTGACGGAGGCAACTTGAATGTATGGTGTGAGGGCAAAAATCATGCCACAGGGGACTATTGGCTGTTTGATATTCCTGTCACAGAGTTGGAAAATATTGCAAGTGACCGATTGCTCCCTATTATTGAAGCTATAAAAAAACTTAGCAATTGA
- a CDS encoding FadR/GntR family transcriptional regulator codes for MIIEPELAYYVTLRATDEEIIFLKHLLEEDTKKHVITNFFHTDDFHFHRQVAKYARNDILENLLTTILEQLSADEYGNFNKFVDNSIKMDSFNDHMSVFQAIQKRDPLLAKDIMYRHLFARMKVINPDYGTNLTHSEKIRDIRLEQSEQQK; via the coding sequence ATGATTATTGAACCAGAACTAGCATATTATGTAACTTTAAGGGCTACAGATGAGGAAATTATTTTTCTTAAACATCTCTTAGAGGAAGATACAAAAAAGCACGTGATTACGAATTTTTTCCATACGGACGATTTTCATTTTCACAGACAGGTTGCGAAGTACGCAAGAAATGATATCCTTGAAAACCTTTTAACCACAATTTTAGAACAGCTTTCAGCTGACGAATATGGTAACTTCAATAAATTTGTTGACAATTCCATAAAAATGGATAGTTTTAACGATCATATGTCCGTTTTTCAGGCTATTCAAAAAAGAGATCCTCTCCTTGCAAAAGATATTATGTATCGCCACCTTTTTGCTAGAATGAAGGTAATCAATCCTGACTATGGAACAAATTTAACTCATTCTGAAAAAATTAGAGATATTCGTTTAGAGCAATCAGAACAACAAAAATAG